tgttttaataattaaaggaAAACATAGGAAGCATCCCGGAGGTAGAGGTAATGCTGGTGGTATGCATCACCACAGaataaattttgacaaataccATCCTGGTTATTTTGGAAAGGTAACTATCATAaggattatttatttaaattaacatagtAGAGATATCCAATGCTTTTGAGTAATCAACAACAGTTGGAttgcgattatttttttttaaactgctgTTAATATTAAGCCCGGTCCAAACcaagaaacatattattttttgataaatatgcTACCTCCTATGTATGACGGGGAAAACGTATTTTGGGAAAATTTTCTGGTCTAGACAAGGatttacttatcagttatcagtgaatatagtaatattaattaaaaacatgataCCTAACATATTGATAAAAACAATTACGAATGCCAGGTtacatgaaaaattaattaatttaatgaaccaATCGTGGGCCACAAAATCATGTTTAAGAGTTCATTATCTCActattgattcaataaataaatttttaatgatcATTTATGCAACACCGGCactagtattattaaaattttaatatgtaggtCATGTTAGAAATACAGTTCagtattttaagaattaaaaaatgtattttaatattcacaatAAGAACCATTACTGTGCAGTACCGGACCATAACTCCCAAATACTGTCATAGTAAAGCTGCAGCTCTGTGCAAAATCAGGCGCTgagtacaataattgtattaagaaTTATTCTTAACGtgaatatggtataatattatatccattttaACATGACTGGTTTGTTTTTTAGTTGGGTATGCGTAATTACCATTTGAGAAGGAATTCAAAATGGTGTCCCGCTATTAACCTTGAACAATTGTACAATCTGATCCCTGAAGAAACTAGGCAGAAATATGAAAATGACAAAGAAAAAGCCGTTGTCATTGATGTTGTCTCAAAGGTAAATACTATAAgacgtgtatatttttttttctgaacttaaaattgaatctaagtgatgataaaattattgtttagcgACAGGCGGTCTGAAGTACAAATTTTTATGTTGCCAAAATGTAATCTGattgattcaattttttctatttaaatttatttttgtttcaatatacaaattactaataacacttatatattattatgtattataaaaaatattatttttcagggTTACTACAAAGTATTGGGAAAAGGTAATCTTCCCAATCAGCCACTTATTGTAAAGGCTAAATTCTTTTCCAAGGTTGCTGAGCAAAAGATTAAGAAAGTTGGAGGTGCCTGTGTACTTCAAGCCTAATTtggtttatatgtataaatgacccattatattgaaaaatataataaaaacaacttttttttttaaaccatgaGTACTgagtttttatttacataattttagtaaaaattatatgatcatatattgttactttttttaattgcttGTTTGCTACAACGACATAACACAAAAATAGTCATTTTTGAGTTGttggcatataataataattttggtgtTTTTCTTTATACTGCAAGAACGACATAACtgaatatacaaaaattaaccgCTAGATGGCAGTTGTGCCAATATGATTTTATCGTCATATAATTGCAAATAAAATTCCCAAATGAGTTTAGTGTAAAATCACGATTTTTGTGTTATGTCGTTGCTGTAGCAAACaagtgaaatataaaatttttcttgaaaactCAACTAGTTTAAAATCCAGTGGAATGTGCAAAACATTGCCTTTACAAACTACAGACATTAAGGgtatatatcatacataaaaaCTGATTACAGTTCTATCCTGAAATGACTAATACAACTCCGTGAAATACCGTGTTACATAATTAGACAGCCGATACTGTCACGTACTCACGTGGAGtatcaattttcaacttttatttgacttatattctaaaatgaTAAGATAACTGCAAAAACATGGTGTTGTCCGAAATCACCCTACATGTCCTGATTGAAGTTGCCCCATTTTACAGTAATGTTATGGAATGTATGATGTTgtgttttagtttatatatatatatatgtttaattagGAAAcatcatcaaaaaaataaaaatttaagtgtataatatctTAGGGCTTAAATTACGATCAGCTTTTGTGGTGGCGCCAACTTCAGTCAATATGATAGTAGATTGttaggaaaattaaattatcatttaaatattgaaaaaattaaaacttgttatttaataaaagtattactcaaaatagtataatttattgcttaaagtttaaatattaaatggtaatatattcacaagtttgatataatacaaaaaaagctcgttaacaatattatactacaaaaaATTAGAGTTTAcatcaatatacatacattgtacttatattatatttaaaaaaaatatataatacaaatttatgatAAACGACTATTGTTTGTATTGGAACTGTCATCGGACGAGTCTGAATTATGATTTCGTATGTGTTTCTTGgacttttttgatttatgtttatgtttggATTGTCTACTACTACGTTCTCTCTTGCGATCTTTTGATGAACTATGATGGCTAGAGTGAGACTTTTTCGAACGTCTGCTACTTCGATCTCTGTCACGAGATGAATATCGACTAaacataaatgaaatattaaaaattaagcaagaagaataaatcaaataaatttttaactaattctcaatgaaaaataaatttaattaaattttaatacccaTAGAAAAACGTGGTTTATAtatgtcaaataatatattaactacttACTGATCTGGAGATTTTTCTTTACTTTCATCATAATGTTTTATTCGTTTGTAATCTTTATCTTTTTCTTTCTCACACCTTTCTATTTTTTTGCGCTTATTGTCTCTAGATAatgtttctgaaaataaaaataaaaaaataaactcccATGGTTAATTAACAAACATGaatccattattttttcttttcgtcCTATAAGATGTTTTAACTTTGGATATAAAGTAGGTAGATTTGTTGAAgtgtaaaataactatttaccaATTGGTTAGTATTGTCTCAAAATGTGGAgggtaaaaaatattgatgaacaTTGTATGAGCAAAACCATAGTTATTTTAGAAACaacatttaagtataaataaaaagtaagaatatgggtgcaaaaaaaaaaaattattatggaaattgaaaaatgtttattttatggagaaatatattgtatgtacactTAGGGCCATTTTTACAATGGCCGGTCAAAGTTAATGGACACTTAACTGGCGGAGTTCTGTCggtattaaaatctattatcaGTCGGTTAGTGTTAACCAACACTCAACCGAAAATTGTAAGAATGACCTATAaactgataacattttaaagaacATACCTTGGAGTCTTGATTGCAAAGATAATTTGGTACTTTTATTcccgtttatatttttatttaaatgaccaTCGTTAGATATATCTTCATCACTACAAAGTTGTCATTAATTTggattaaattttaagtattcaaaacagaattacaatacaaattgtataaattaatttaattacctagaaccaatagatattatatcttgTACTTTGGAAAATAGTGgttgaatatttaaatcatgatttggtaaaccatttttttcatctgtTGACGGTTTCTGATCAACAGTATTCACTACAGCAGTATGAACAGGCGAATCTACAGATAGAATATCACACATTATGttagttgattattttaaattactacacTACAGTTAATGCAATAATAACTACTGCCTGGAATGTGAGTTTCTGATTTCTCTCCATGCTTGATGGTATTCAAACTTTTGGaagacgatgatgatgatatgATTTTCATAGAAGCCAAAAATTGTGCAGCCTTTCTTTTTCTTTCAGcttgaattttttctttttcttttttggtACGTTCTCTTTCTAAcataaaaagtttttcttttgcTGCCATAGCTAATTTGTCTTTTAATCTTTCTTCAgctgtaattaaattaaactaattagttatgtattttaatacattttttttgagtaaaattGTCTAACATCAgcaaaaatgtatgatttttttatcggattgcatattttatatttttataaaaacttattttgggACTGAAACTCGACCATatgtttctaaaataattttttattaaatgtatacaacatccaattaatatgatattgaaataatacaaaaaaattatctatcaTTACATTATGAGCTTACCTAATTTAGCTGTATTTTGTAATGGATTTTTCTTCGCGGACACAGGAGGTTTATTcgatttattatgatttgattCTGTTTTATCAATACGGTCTTTTTTATGTTCATCATCACTTGTTTCGTTTGAACTATCTTCAAGAgcacttttttttatctcaacCGCTTCAgattctttttgtttttttagtgaaaaacacacaggtactataataaaaatacatgaaagttattaatttcattataattacaatacacaaaaatactcaatgtaaataacaatagcataaaaattaatttagatatttatatacataaataataaaactttttgaattttctatagttaaaagactaaacaaaatcaatacaatGGTTAGTTTCCAAAttaggtaaatttaattttcagtaaataGAAATCATCAATAACCATAACTATAaccattttctaaaatatttcatttatttaaaatgtatgagttgtagtcttaaaaaatatcaaatgtttttaaattaaatcatcaatataaaattaaataatacttttccgTATTTTATGTTAGTTTAATTTTCCCGGGCAAAGGAATATACAGcaagtttaatatataatataactatattcaaAAGTATTCATGGGAAGTATAGAGGTTAAATACCAAagcaatgatattaatatttggttGATCATTACATAACACTTGAAGGCCCCAAGAAAGaactttagaaaaaaattcCAGCTAAACATATGAAAGCTGACAGAATTAACTAAATGGTTATTTGATGCAAAAATTGCTTAATTCACAATACAATTTAGTTAAgaacacatatacatataaaataaataatatttaattataagtttttcaTAATTACATTTGGAATTTGTTTTAGAATCCACATTTGATTTGGATGGAGCTGTTTGTTCCAATCGTTTAATTGTGGCATATAGTTTAAGCTTttgagtataatatgcattaaaagaGTCATCAGGCTCTAGGAATTTCAGTCTTGGATCCtctaaatacaaaacaataaaataaaatattttgaactaaatattgttataatgtactTACGTCTTTTCCGAGCAGTTTCTTCAAATTGTTTTCCGTTTTTAGTCACATAAGAAgccattttatcaataataatttgtaaatcattAGGTGGCACATCAATACCAACAGTAACATTTTGATGAACCGGATTGGGAATCTCTGATTCGGTTTTGTTATCAGAAGCAGGCTaggaatacaaaatattttcaatatctgACATAATCATACAACCATAATGGCAAATAGAAAGGCAAGAAGGGTTTTATCATAAtgctaaacttaaaaatatcccTTATAACAACTATAAGTTTGTGTTAACCAAGATATTCTTAATTGTGTATGATCCATAGAGatctattataaactataaataaacaaaatttaattgtatgcaTACTTCGACCGAACTTagttcatcaattatttcattatcatCTGTGTCTGGAGAATTTGAAGCATTTAATGTAGATTGagaaaccaatttttttttcaaacgccGTCTGGCTGATTTAGTAAGTCCATCAAATTCTGATGTAGTCACATTTATAGAAGGAGTTTCTACTTCATTTATGATGGTTTCCTCTACAGGCATTGCAGATTGTTTctctttaattttgtttactaGTAATGAGTATGAACAGTCAGCAGAAGGTTTGTACGTTATATTTGGTATAAATGGCGTCtgcaaataaattcaataatacgtaaattattatttagtagtgGTACTGAGTTGAGAGAGTTGTGTGCAAAATGGAATTTGATTGTCAAGCTATTCCAGACAGAATGGTAATGACTTGAATAGGATTTATCTtaggaaaaaattgtattgatatctTCTGAATTATGAGCTAAATCACTAACTAGCTcacaatgaaatttaaaaattataaaatagattattattggtacaattcagaatttcgtttaaaatgattaaacattgatgatttctataaaaattattttggtaacAATTAAAGATACAGCATAAGACACAATAGGAATAAAACGGGTTTAGGTTGAAGctaaaaataattggagaaataATAACTCGATCTGCTCACAATTATtacctgaaaaataaaacataacattgAAATTGTATACAAAGATTATTTAAgatcagttaaaaatatttttttatggataaaatagtgtatgttgttaaaaatgatttattttattttatgaaaataattgatttactgattgattgaataacattaaaGATACGGtactttagtatttaaaatatcatggaTAATCCTTAACTTACCTtacttgtttaaaattaatagaatattatataaaaaatgttaaaatcttGTTCACGAAAtgagttatgttattattatacaactaacTTAACTCTACAAACTCTTCTAACCTTACCTGTCTAAAACTTCtttacattgttatttattttattatcaaatgagACAATAATAGAatcaaacttattttaattcatttaacataatattatttgaacaaaCTGCTTAAGTAACAAACCTAAATGATGTAacctacatattgttattaaactaaattattttatttgaaagtcATATACGTTAGTCCAACAATTCAATATTTGTTGTTTTcataaacctaaaataaatttgaattcatgtATGAACCCCAATATATCACACTGTTTTTGTACTAGTTGTaatgaaaatagaaaataacaaaaaattaaatgttttagttAAAAGTGAATGTAATCTATGAATTAAACAAATACCATTAACAGTTCtgttatagaataaaatacattaatactgaTACGCATAAAATGAGAAATTATACAGAtacatagataaaataaattagtagaattaatagaattttttttttttttatttaacagtgcataattatattaaaaatagccTTAAATAACAAAGTAAGTTTAGTTCTTGTAAAATgtgagatattttaaattaataggatcataattttgtttcttatttgTAAAACAGTTAGTGAAGAATAATtagtttacaaaaattaaatttataataaatacactaaaacaaatattaataatatcagtttAAGAACATTGCGTttacacaattaattaatatctaaGTAGCAATTGCAGTATTTATgaattcagttttaaatttttatatttgatttcaagcaattttttatgataacaaaGTGTTTTTGGTTTTGTGAGATATATTCTTTTggtaattaaaacttaaaaatactataataatagtaatagtactataataacattattaatgttttgatttaaaagaatataatagattaattaaaGGCTTTTTAAAAGACATCCCACCATTGGATTTAAACATAACACTATTCTAAGATTAAGAGTGTTTTAGATCAGTGTCTATAAGTAAtaacctacctaataattagaaaatatgtatttaaaaaaaaatattaacccaaTTACTAATCATGGAAATATCTAGAAATGTAtccaattatcaaattattattttattattttcaatcatgTAACAATTTAAAAGGAATCACATAACTTACCAGCATCCAGACCGTGTGGCATTCAAGATGACCATTCTGAATACACTTAAGTATCATCTTCGTTTGTATTGTAAACCatggttatttataatttcatcagaaatctatatttatgtaatttaaccAAAAATCTTCTTCTTTACCTTTTACCTCATTATaatcttatatgtatatagatgaTGTATTCCActtgcaatattataaatgattcaCTTATCTACAGTTATAACCAACACATTATAATGCAATGATATCACTTGACGTCAAATTCCTACTATTTAACAGATCAGTttgcgtaaaataaaataatctattcaTTATCCTGAATATTGAAAAggattaaacattattttaaaaatataatatgatatagttatattcaaattctgaataaaaataattttttttaacaaaagaaagactcatttcataattattattttattttagatataaaataaattcttatcttaagtttgaatgtaatttatataatgattcTTCTTAAGTATCATTATTTCAGCAAGAAATAATATctgttttacttaaatatataatataatgacgttaGATATCACAGACAAGTAATTTTATCAcatggttttttttcaaaatcagtgaattattttaaaatatttgttaaaattttgtaGTAGAAGAAATACTAGGGAACCTACCGTTTCTGGTTGTTTTGCACTTTTTAATAGGCTTGGATGAAGGTAACTCTCTTCATTTGAGGAATCTAacgaatctaaaaaaaaaattataatttattactaatttctgTAATAGAGgcataaactatacatttttcccCAAACTATTATAGATagacttattaaaattatctagcAAAAAatctaatgattaaataattattatttgggaGACATTGTGGAATTTAAGATAGGCGCATGACATAAGTGGGCTAAATACCATATAATTGGTTATCTTGAATCCTAGGACAAAGAGACCAAGTTCAAAAAGTCAGAATTGAAGAATCGGtcaaaaattccaaattcaAAAAAGTAGGATATAAATAAAGAATTGAAACAAGTcagaaaaaagttttaaaataaaaattattcaattccaAAATTTTGCTTAACAGtaaaagtacctatctaatcGTTAAAATCATACTTTAGACAAATTGTCTATCTTATACatgtaaaagtttcaaaattcaaaaaatgatttactttaatattatattattaagcatttaatttcttgatttttaatcaaatgttaattggaataaaaaaatc
This portion of the Acyrthosiphon pisum isolate AL4f chromosome A1, pea_aphid_22Mar2018_4r6ur, whole genome shotgun sequence genome encodes:
- the Rpl27a gene encoding 60S ribosomal protein L27a, producing MTTSKKKTRKLRGHVSHGHGRIGKHRKHPGGRGNAGGMHHHRINFDKYHPGYFGKLGMRNYHLRRNSKWCPAINLEQLYNLIPEETRQKYENDKEKAVVIDVVSKGYYKVLGKGNLPNQPLIVKAKFFSKVAEQKIKKVGGACVLQA
- the LOC100160752 gene encoding protein suppressor of white apricot isoform X1, whose amino-acid sequence is MSYINAYKNRSTTNGTSEDEKQTLLVFGYSCKLFKDDEKALFIDQGKHLIPWMGDDALKIDRYDCRGALSDLKSVEALPFGQSRWEGLTADEKKIEQLCDEERYKSLNDKSEEESIYQEEELKRLHQALNNDEKEYGQVGYKYEDESSNTSELKTADDTDYDPELEEAFIPPRELEIPSNMHVPPTKKLNAIIEKTALFISKHGAQMEVLLKAKQAHNPQFEFLSFDRPLYPYYQHVLSAIRSCRYNPTLANDSAEDSLDSSNEESYLHPSLLKSAKQPETTPFIPNITYKPSADCSYSLLVNKIKEKQSAMPVEETIINEVETPSINVTTSEFDGLTKSARRRLKKKLVSQSTLNASNSPDTDDNEIIDELSSVEPASDNKTESEIPNPVHQNVTVGIDVPPNDLQIIIDKMASYVTKNGKQFEETARKRQDPRLKFLEPDDSFNAYYTQKLKLYATIKRLEQTAPSKSNVDSKTNSKLPVCFSLKKQKESEAVEIKKSALEDSSNETSDDEHKKDRIDKTESNHNKSNKPPVSAKKNPLQNTAKLAEERLKDKLAMAAKEKLFMLERERTKKEKEKIQAERKRKAAQFLASMKIISSSSSSKSLNTIKHGEKSETHIPGNSPVHTAVVNTVDQKPSTDEKNGLPNHDLNIQPLFSKVQDIISIGSSDEDISNDGHLNKNINGNKSTKLSLQSRLQETLSRDNKRKKIERCEKEKDKDYKRIKHYDESKEKSPDHRYSSRDRDRSSRRSKKSHSSHHSSSKDRKRERSSRQSKHKHKSKKSKKHIRNHNSDSSDDSSNTNNSRLS
- the LOC100160752 gene encoding protein suppressor of white apricot isoform X2 codes for the protein MSYINAYKNRSTTNGTSEDEKQTLLVFGYSCKLFKDDEKALFIDQGKHLIPWMGDDALKIDRYDCRGALSDLKSVEALPFGQSRWEGLTADEKKIEQLCDEERYKSLNDKSEEESIYQEEELKRLHQALNNDEKEYGQVGYKYEDESSNTSELKTADDTDYDPELEEAFIPPRELEIPSNMHVPPTKKLNAIIEKTALFISKHGAQMEVLLKAKQAHNPQFEFLSFDRPLYPYYQHVLSAIRSCRYNPTLANDSAEDSLDSSNEESYLHPSLLKSAKQPETTPFIPNITYKPSADCSYSLLVNKIKEKQSAMPVEETIINEVETPSINVTTSEFDGLTKSARRRLKKKLVSQSTLNASNSPDTDDNEIIDELSSVEPASDNKTESEIPNPVHQNVTVGIDVPPNDLQIIIDKMASYVTKNGKQFEETARKRQDPRLKFLEPDDSFNAYYTQKLKLYATIKRLEQTAPSKSNVDSKTNSKLPVCFSLKKQKESEAVEIKKSALEDSSNETSDDEHKKDRIDKTESNHNKSNKPPVSAKKNPLQNTAKLAEERLKDKLAMAAKEKLFMLERERTKKEKEKIQAERKRKAAQFLASMKIISSSSSSKSLNTIKHGEKSETHIPDSPVHTAVVNTVDQKPSTDEKNGLPNHDLNIQPLFSKVQDIISIGSSDEDISNDGHLNKNINGNKSTKLSLQSRLQETLSRDNKRKKIERCEKEKDKDYKRIKHYDESKEKSPDHRYSSRDRDRSSRRSKKSHSSHHSSSKDRKRERSSRQSKHKHKSKKSKKHIRNHNSDSSDDSSNTNNSRLS